One window of Thiomicrorhabdus lithotrophica genomic DNA carries:
- a CDS encoding M90 family metallopeptidase has protein sequence MSLMTKIKRYALLRHLRKSKIPLGLWHKTIAKMPLMQRYNSSERMQIRLLAGEILRCKAIVPVQGMRLTDEIRIMIATQAAILIFGFESSDDTFSLDWLRNWNQIIVYPTAFRNGRENLLSTDGFLVSWAGVESGETQYQGGIIIDWQDSQPHPLHAHANQVLMHEMAHKLDMLDGYTNGHPPLHANMNEKAWFEAFEEAFEDLNQQIDRGKVTIINPYAASNPAEFFAVATEYFFEAPKRLHRAYPKVYQQLLLFYRQNPISNS, from the coding sequence ATGAGTTTAATGACAAAAATTAAGCGTTATGCTTTGTTGCGACATCTAAGGAAGAGCAAAATACCGCTAGGTTTATGGCATAAAACCATTGCTAAAATGCCGCTTATGCAACGTTACAACTCCAGTGAACGAATGCAAATTCGTTTATTGGCGGGTGAGATCTTGAGATGTAAGGCAATTGTTCCTGTTCAGGGTATGCGGTTAACCGATGAAATTCGTATTATGATTGCAACACAGGCGGCGATTCTGATTTTTGGTTTTGAATCATCTGATGATACTTTTTCTTTAGACTGGCTTAGGAACTGGAATCAAATCATTGTTTATCCAACCGCTTTTCGCAATGGCAGAGAAAACCTGCTTAGTACGGATGGTTTTTTAGTGAGTTGGGCGGGCGTTGAATCTGGCGAAACGCAATATCAGGGTGGCATTATTATTGATTGGCAAGACAGCCAACCGCATCCGTTGCACGCTCATGCAAATCAAGTTTTGATGCATGAGATGGCGCATAAACTTGATATGTTGGACGGCTATACCAATGGGCATCCACCATTACATGCCAATATGAATGAGAAGGCCTGGTTTGAAGCCTTTGAAGAGGCTTTTGAAGACTTAAATCAACAAATTGATAGAGGTAAGGTTACGATTATTAACCCTTATGCTGCCAGTAATCCAGCTGAGTTCTTTGCGGTAGCAACCGAATACTTTTTTGAAGCGCCAAAGCGTTTGCATCGCGCCTACCCTAAAGTTTATCAACAGTTGCTCTTGTTTTACCGACAAAACCCAATTTCAAACTCTTAA
- a CDS encoding PA4780 family RIO1-like protein kinase, translating into MKTPKRILPLVEDGLVDEVIRRLMSGKEADVFLVRCGDEIRCAKVYKEASKRSFKKAVEYQEGRKVRNSRRGRAMQKGSKFGKQQQEEIWQNAEVDALYKLAEAGVRVPKPYGCFDGVLLMELITDENGDVAPRLNDVGMTAEQAREDHAEMMHNIMLMLSVGLIHGDLSEFNVLVDEYGPVVIDLPQAVDAAANNNAKRMLTRDVDNITNYYAQYAPELLETQYAKEIWALFEAGELSADIELTGQFDEVEQEADVDSVMEEIKAAFEEEQKRQERLREAEED; encoded by the coding sequence ATGAAAACCCCTAAACGAATCCTCCCCCTAGTTGAAGACGGTCTTGTTGATGAAGTCATTCGTCGCTTAATGAGTGGTAAAGAAGCCGACGTTTTTTTGGTACGCTGCGGTGATGAAATTCGTTGCGCTAAAGTTTATAAAGAAGCCAGTAAACGTAGCTTTAAAAAAGCGGTAGAGTACCAAGAAGGCCGAAAAGTTCGCAACAGTCGTCGTGGACGAGCGATGCAAAAAGGCTCTAAGTTTGGTAAGCAGCAGCAAGAAGAAATTTGGCAGAATGCGGAAGTCGATGCACTTTATAAATTAGCCGAAGCGGGTGTGCGTGTGCCTAAGCCTTACGGCTGTTTTGATGGTGTATTGCTGATGGAGTTGATTACTGATGAAAATGGTGATGTGGCGCCACGTTTAAATGATGTGGGTATGACGGCTGAACAGGCGCGTGAAGATCATGCTGAGATGATGCACAATATTATGTTGATGTTATCGGTGGGATTGATTCATGGTGATCTGTCGGAATTTAATGTATTAGTCGATGAATATGGCCCAGTGGTGATTGATTTACCTCAAGCCGTGGATGCCGCGGCGAATAACAATGCCAAACGGATGCTGACTAGAGACGTGGATAACATTACTAACTATTACGCCCAATATGCGCCAGAATTGCTTGAAACACAATATGCCAAAGAGATTTGGGCACTGTTTGAAGCGGGTGAGTTGAGCGCAGATATTGAATTAACAGGACAGTTTGACGAAGTTGAACAAGAAGCGGATGTTGATTCAGTAATGGAAGAGATTAAGGCGGCGTTTGAAGAAGAGCAAAAACGCCAAGAAAGATTGCGTGAAGCAGAAGAAGATTAA